The Deinococcus metalli genome includes a window with the following:
- a CDS encoding MFS transporter, whose amino-acid sequence MSRAAVRPYYGWVIVGITVLALLIAAGARSAPGVFLLPMEHALGLSRATLSLSASLGLLVFGLAAPLSGRLMDVFGPRRVATAGLLLVALSFGLSTLAHSALALHLTWGVLSGLGTGLVGSVLGATVATRWFVRKRGLVVGMFGAATSAGQLLFIPLLTGWAGRLGWSGATLVIAGVALLLAPVVWGLLRDRPEHLSLQPDGDRNAAPLPAPTPDPGVMRRALRSRDFWLLSTTFFVCGFTSNGIIGTHFIAYCGDLGLTAGFAAGMLALMGAFNFMGTLASGYFTDRVDPRFLLALYYVFRGVSLAILPLVPPGLALTAFAVLFGLDYIATVPPTTALTADTFGRANVGTVYGWIFCAHQVGAALASWLGGEVRDAAGTYGPAFLAAAVLAVAAGVLALGVTAPARRAVRPA is encoded by the coding sequence GTGAGCCGCGCCGCCGTGCGCCCGTACTACGGCTGGGTGATCGTCGGCATCACGGTGCTGGCGCTGCTGATCGCCGCCGGGGCACGCAGCGCGCCCGGCGTGTTCCTGCTGCCCATGGAGCACGCGCTGGGCCTGAGCCGCGCCACGCTGTCCCTGTCGGCCAGCCTGGGCCTGCTGGTGTTCGGGCTGGCCGCGCCGCTGTCCGGCCGGCTGATGGACGTGTTCGGCCCCCGGCGCGTGGCGACCGCCGGCCTGCTGCTGGTCGCCCTGAGTTTCGGCCTGAGCACGCTCGCGCACTCCGCGCTGGCGCTGCACCTGACGTGGGGCGTGCTGAGCGGCCTGGGCACCGGGCTGGTCGGCAGCGTGCTGGGCGCGACCGTCGCCACCCGCTGGTTCGTGCGCAAACGCGGTCTGGTGGTCGGGATGTTCGGCGCGGCCACCAGCGCCGGGCAACTGCTGTTCATTCCGCTGCTGACGGGCTGGGCCGGCCGGCTGGGCTGGAGCGGCGCCACGCTGGTGATCGCGGGGGTGGCGCTGCTGCTCGCGCCGGTCGTGTGGGGCCTGCTGCGCGACCGGCCCGAACACCTGAGCCTGCAACCCGACGGCGACCGGAACGCGGCGCCGCTCCCGGCGCCCACCCCCGACCCCGGCGTGATGCGCCGGGCGCTCCGCAGCCGCGACTTCTGGCTGCTCTCCACCACCTTCTTCGTGTGCGGCTTCACGAGCAACGGCATCATCGGCACGCACTTCATCGCGTACTGCGGCGACCTGGGCCTCACGGCGGGCTTCGCGGCCGGCATGCTCGCGCTGATGGGCGCGTTCAACTTCATGGGCACGCTCGCCAGCGGGTACTTCACAGACCGGGTCGATCCGCGCTTTCTGCTCGCGCTGTACTACGTGTTCCGGGGCGTGAGCCTGGCGATCCTGCCGCTGGTGCCGCCGGGCCTGGCCCTGACCGCGTTCGCGGTGCTGTTCGGTCTGGACTACATCGCCACCGTGCCGCCCACCACCGCCCTGACCGCCGACACCTTCGGGCGGGCAAACGTGGGCACGGTCTACGGCTGGATCTTCTGCGCGCATCAGGTCGGCGCGGCGCTCGCGTCGTGGCTGGGGGGCGAGGTGCGCGACGCGGCGGGGACCTACGGCCCGGCCTTCCTCGCGGCGGCGGTGCTCGCGGTCGCGGCCGGGGTGCTGGCGCTGGGCGTCACGGCACCCGCACGGCGGGCCGTCCGTCCCGCGTGA
- a CDS encoding LacI family DNA-binding transcriptional regulator, with protein sequence MPTIQDVARLAGVSPTTAKRALREPDKLTADTLARVQQAIAQLHYEPDLRAGSLRGGQSSTIGLILGSILEPFFAQFARTAAHVLAGAGYTVIISENEYSAQRELEELRRLYGQRVAGVMLRPGYGPHSRDYLSRLAARGVAIVEYDYVHPHSPYPSVMLDNRGAMRQAVKYLHDLGHRDIAALGTYHPVIHPEERSRTFPEAMNDLGLTVPGEYQRVTLLTEDSAYALTHELLSLPRPPSALIALTGTQAVGAYRAIRERGLHIPHDLSLITFDNYPWTALVDPPITVMEQPAEVMATATARQLLALLDGGPPPPATHEVFPARLIVRGSCAAPAVPATLLERA encoded by the coding sequence ATGCCCACCATCCAGGACGTCGCGCGACTGGCGGGCGTGTCTCCCACCACCGCCAAACGTGCCCTGCGTGAACCCGACAAACTCACCGCCGACACCCTGGCCCGCGTGCAGCAGGCCATCGCCCAGCTGCACTACGAGCCGGACCTGCGCGCCGGCAGCCTGCGCGGCGGCCAGAGCAGCACCATCGGCTTGATCCTCGGCTCGATCCTGGAACCGTTCTTCGCCCAGTTCGCGCGCACCGCCGCGCACGTGCTGGCTGGCGCCGGGTACACCGTGATCATCTCCGAGAACGAGTACTCGGCCCAGCGCGAACTCGAGGAACTGCGCCGTCTGTACGGCCAGCGGGTCGCCGGCGTGATGCTGCGCCCTGGCTACGGCCCGCACAGCCGCGATTACCTCTCGCGGCTCGCGGCACGTGGCGTGGCGATCGTCGAATACGACTATGTCCACCCGCACTCGCCATATCCCAGCGTGATGCTCGACAACCGCGGCGCGATGCGTCAGGCGGTGAAGTACCTGCACGACCTCGGGCACCGCGACATCGCCGCGCTGGGCACGTACCACCCCGTGATCCACCCGGAGGAACGCAGCCGCACCTTTCCCGAGGCCATGAACGACCTCGGCCTGACGGTGCCCGGTGAGTACCAGCGCGTCACGCTGCTCACGGAGGATTCGGCGTACGCCCTGACGCACGAACTGCTATCGCTGCCGCGCCCACCCAGCGCCCTGATCGCCCTGACCGGCACGCAGGCGGTCGGCGCGTACCGCGCGATCCGCGAACGCGGCCTGCACATCCCGCACGACCTCAGCCTGATCACTTTCGACAACTACCCGTGGACCGCCCTGGTCGATCCACCCATCACGGTGATGGAGCAGCCGGCCGAGGTGATGGCAACCGCCACCGCCCGGCAGCTGCTGGCCCTGCTGGACGGCGGGCCGCCCCCGCCCGCGACGCACGAGGTCTTCCCCGCGCGCCTGATCGTGCGCGGCAGCTGCGCCGCGCCCGCCGTGCCCGCCACGCTGCTGGAGCGCGCGTGA
- a CDS encoding ABC transporter substrate-binding protein — MKRALLLSLALTATASVSSSLAASTITIATVNNPDMVTMQKLTPEFNKKYPDITVKWVTLPENELRQKITLDVASGAGSFDVATVGAYEVPIWAKNGWLDPLTPMFAKNADIAKSYNVNDILAGVRGALTVNGNLYAVPFYAESSMTFYNKDLFKAAGLTMPTQPTWTQVQQFAAKIHNPSKGVYGICLRGLPGWGENMAVFGTVVNTFGGRWFDQNWQAQLNTPAWKNAMTFYVDTIKKYGPPGATGNGFTENLTLMSQGKCGMWVDATVAAGFLSDPSSSKITKSVGFANAPVGPGTARGNHWYWSWNLAIPKSTKQEDAAFKFITWATSQEYIALVAKEKGTWASVPPGTRTSTYNNANYKAAAGAFSSLVLGSINSADVNKATKDPVPYTGVQYVAIPEFQALGTQVGQYLAGAISGQTTVDQALKQAQDAAQKTAKDGGYQK; from the coding sequence ATGAAGCGTGCCCTGCTCCTGAGCCTCGCCCTGACCGCCACCGCGTCCGTCTCCAGCAGCCTCGCAGCCAGCACCATCACCATCGCCACCGTGAACAACCCGGACATGGTGACCATGCAGAAGCTCACGCCCGAGTTCAACAAGAAGTACCCGGACATCACGGTGAAGTGGGTCACGCTGCCCGAGAACGAGCTGCGCCAGAAGATCACCCTGGACGTGGCGTCGGGCGCCGGGAGCTTCGACGTCGCCACCGTCGGTGCCTACGAGGTGCCGATCTGGGCCAAGAACGGCTGGCTCGATCCGCTGACCCCCATGTTCGCCAAGAACGCCGACATTGCCAAGTCCTACAACGTCAATGACATCCTGGCCGGCGTGCGCGGCGCGCTGACGGTGAACGGGAACCTGTACGCGGTGCCCTTCTACGCCGAGAGCAGCATGACCTTCTACAACAAGGACCTGTTCAAGGCCGCCGGCCTGACCATGCCCACCCAGCCCACGTGGACGCAGGTGCAGCAGTTCGCCGCCAAGATCCACAACCCGTCCAAGGGCGTGTACGGCATCTGCCTGCGCGGCCTGCCCGGCTGGGGCGAGAACATGGCCGTGTTCGGCACGGTCGTCAACACCTTCGGCGGCCGCTGGTTCGATCAGAACTGGCAAGCGCAGCTGAACACCCCCGCGTGGAAGAACGCCATGACCTTCTACGTGGACACCATCAAGAAGTACGGCCCTCCCGGCGCAACCGGCAACGGCTTTACCGAGAACCTCACCCTGATGAGCCAGGGCAAGTGCGGCATGTGGGTGGACGCCACCGTCGCCGCCGGCTTCCTGAGCGATCCCTCCAGCAGCAAGATCACGAAGTCGGTCGGCTTCGCCAACGCCCCGGTCGGCCCCGGCACCGCCCGCGGCAACCACTGGTACTGGAGCTGGAACCTCGCCATTCCCAAGAGCACCAAGCAGGAAGACGCGGCGTTCAAGTTCATCACCTGGGCCACCAGCCAGGAGTACATCGCGCTGGTCGCCAAGGAGAAGGGCACGTGGGCCTCGGTGCCCCCCGGCACCCGCACCAGCACGTACAACAACGCCAACTACAAGGCGGCCGCCGGCGCGTTCAGCTCGCTGGTGCTCGGCTCGATCAACTCCGCCGACGTGAACAAGGCCACCAAGGACCCGGTGCCCTACACCGGCGTGCAGTACGTCGCCATCCCCGAGTTCCAGGCGCTTGGCACCCAGGTCGGCCAGTACCTCGCCGGGGCCATCAGCGGCCAGACCACCGTGGACCAGGCGCTCAAGCAGGCCCAGGACGCCGCCCAGAAGACCGCCAAGGACGGCGGTTACCAGAAGTAA
- a CDS encoding carbohydrate ABC transporter permease, whose translation MTAVLPTTVSGTAPAPKRGLRLTPAALIWPAMIYLIATTQVPFFMTVYYSFFRYNLVIPGARPFIGLENYRNLLTDPQNLHILWNTIVLAGGTLILTLIIGGALAMLLNRDFPGRTLLRTLLISSFLVMPIVTAVVWKNMLMNPVFGFFSWVVTQFGGQPVDWLAQYPMASVIAMITWEWTPFAMLILLTGLQSLPDDQLEAARLDGASPIQEFQHIVLPHWMQAIQVVVLMETIALLQVYGEIYGSTSGGPGIATTNLPYFIYQKAFAEYNIGLASAAGVLTVILTNVLAVYLLRLISRTRSSQGG comes from the coding sequence ATGACCGCAGTTCTCCCCACCACCGTGTCCGGCACCGCCCCGGCGCCCAAACGTGGCCTGCGCCTGACGCCCGCCGCGCTGATCTGGCCCGCCATGATCTACCTGATCGCCACCACCCAGGTGCCGTTCTTCATGACGGTGTACTACTCGTTCTTCCGCTACAACCTCGTCATTCCGGGTGCCCGGCCGTTCATCGGGCTGGAGAACTACCGCAACCTGCTCACCGATCCGCAGAACCTGCACATCCTGTGGAACACCATCGTGCTGGCGGGCGGCACCCTGATCCTGACCCTGATCATCGGCGGGGCGCTGGCCATGCTGCTCAACCGCGACTTCCCCGGCCGGACCCTGTTGCGCACCCTGCTGATCAGCTCCTTCCTGGTGATGCCGATCGTCACGGCGGTCGTGTGGAAGAACATGCTGATGAACCCGGTGTTCGGTTTCTTCTCGTGGGTGGTCACGCAGTTCGGCGGGCAGCCCGTGGACTGGCTCGCGCAGTACCCGATGGCCAGCGTGATCGCCATGATCACGTGGGAATGGACGCCCTTTGCCATGCTGATCCTGCTCACCGGCCTCCAGAGCCTGCCGGACGACCAGCTCGAGGCCGCGCGTCTCGACGGCGCCAGCCCCATTCAGGAATTCCAGCACATCGTGCTGCCCCACTGGATGCAGGCGATCCAGGTGGTCGTGCTGATGGAGACCATCGCTCTGTTGCAGGTGTACGGGGAGATCTACGGCTCGACGTCGGGCGGTCCCGGCATCGCCACCACGAACCTGCCGTACTTCATCTACCAGAAGGCCTTCGCGGAGTACAACATCGGTCTGGCGAGCGCCGCCGGCGTGCTGACCGTGATCCTCACGAACGTGCTCGCGGTGTACCTGCTGCGCCTGATCAGCCGCACCCGCAGCAGCCAGGGGGGCTGA
- a CDS encoding carbohydrate ABC transporter permease → MTVVPTRTGTVSDRYRVRNAVLTVITYVIALAFLFPLVWMILAAFKTEAQAFQVPPVFAFTPTLENFQNALPTYFHALRNSLVAAIGSTLFAFILGLPAAFALAVYPTQRAQGVLTWMLSTKFMPAVGVIVPLFLLFRNLHLLDTLPGLILMYTTMNLPLVVWMMHSYMTEIPYAIYEAAKVDGASVAQEFFGIALPLSMPGVAATALLCLIFAWNEVFFALNLTNSEAAPLSVFIGQFKTSEGLFWAKMSAAATLTVLPVLIFGWVAQRQLVRGLSFGAVK, encoded by the coding sequence ATGACCGTTGTACCGACCCGCACCGGCACCGTGTCCGACCGCTACCGCGTCCGCAACGCCGTGCTGACCGTCATCACCTACGTCATCGCCCTCGCGTTCCTGTTCCCGCTGGTATGGATGATCCTGGCCGCCTTCAAGACCGAGGCGCAGGCCTTCCAGGTGCCGCCCGTGTTCGCCTTCACGCCCACCCTGGAGAACTTCCAGAACGCCCTGCCCACGTACTTCCACGCGCTGCGCAACTCGCTGGTCGCGGCCATCGGCAGCACGCTGTTCGCGTTCATCCTGGGGCTGCCGGCGGCCTTTGCCCTGGCCGTGTATCCCACCCAGCGCGCGCAGGGCGTGCTGACGTGGATGCTGAGCACCAAGTTCATGCCGGCGGTCGGCGTGATCGTGCCGCTGTTCCTGCTGTTCCGCAACCTGCACCTGCTGGACACGCTGCCGGGCCTGATCCTGATGTACACCACCATGAACCTGCCGCTGGTCGTGTGGATGATGCACTCGTACATGACCGAGATCCCCTACGCCATCTACGAGGCCGCCAAGGTGGACGGCGCCAGCGTGGCGCAGGAGTTCTTCGGGATCGCGCTGCCGCTGTCGATGCCGGGCGTGGCCGCGACCGCGCTGCTGTGCCTGATCTTCGCGTGGAACGAGGTGTTCTTCGCGCTGAACCTCACGAACTCCGAGGCGGCGCCCCTGAGCGTGTTCATCGGGCAGTTCAAGACCAGCGAGGGCCTGTTCTGGGCCAAGATGAGCGCCGCGGCCACCCTGACGGTGCTGCCGGTGCTGATCTTCGGCTGGGTCGCACAGCGCCAGCTCGTGCGCGGCCTGAGCTTCGGCGCGGTGAAATAG
- a CDS encoding mannitol dehydrogenase family protein has protein sequence MVKLNSAALADLAPRVEVPHYDPQTLRTGIVHFGVGGFHRSHEAMYLDRLLGAGQGSEWGICGVGVLPGDVRMRDALRGQDHLYTLLTKSPDGHAEARVIGAIHDFLYAPDDPEAVLDRLAHPDTRIVSLTVTEGGYSLNNATGEFDPSGDVLRDLEPGVTPSSVFGFLTEGLRRRRERGVPPFTVMSCDNIQGNGHVTQRVLTAFARAKDPELGEWIDQAVCFPNSMVDRITPVTSDAVRRELADEYGVEDAWPVMAESFTQWVLEDHFTAGRPALETVGVQVVDDVEPYELMKLRLLNASHQAMAYLGLLAGYAYAHETCQDPVFVDFLLDYMEHEATPTLRPVPGIDLGAYRHQLIERFASTAIQDTLARLIVDGSERIPKFLLPVVREQLARGGPVEHAALVVASWSAYIALPGRPELVDPRAAELTDLAQRDQHEPGAFLDYPEIFGELARDERFRAAYLAARATLQANGPHGAMQALRGVPTS, from the coding sequence ATGGTCAAACTCAACTCGGCGGCCCTGGCTGACCTGGCCCCCCGCGTGGAGGTGCCGCACTACGACCCGCAGACCCTCCGCACCGGCATCGTCCACTTCGGCGTCGGTGGGTTCCACCGCTCGCACGAGGCCATGTACCTCGACCGGCTGCTCGGCGCCGGACAGGGCAGCGAGTGGGGCATCTGCGGCGTGGGCGTGCTGCCCGGCGACGTCCGCATGCGCGACGCCCTGCGCGGTCAGGACCACCTCTATACCCTCCTCACCAAGTCGCCGGACGGTCACGCCGAGGCCCGCGTGATCGGCGCCATCCACGACTTCCTGTACGCTCCGGACGACCCCGAGGCCGTGCTGGACCGGCTCGCGCACCCCGACACGCGCATCGTGTCGCTGACGGTCACGGAGGGCGGCTACAGCCTGAACAACGCGACCGGCGAGTTCGATCCCAGCGGCGACGTGCTGCGCGACCTGGAGCCCGGCGTCACGCCCAGCAGCGTGTTCGGCTTCCTCACCGAGGGCCTGCGCCGCCGGCGCGAACGTGGCGTGCCGCCCTTCACGGTGATGTCCTGCGACAACATCCAGGGCAACGGCCACGTCACGCAGCGGGTGCTGACCGCCTTCGCGCGGGCCAAAGACCCGGAACTCGGCGAGTGGATCGATCAGGCCGTCTGCTTCCCGAACTCGATGGTCGACCGCATCACGCCCGTCACCAGCGACGCCGTGCGGCGTGAACTCGCGGACGAGTACGGCGTGGAGGACGCGTGGCCGGTCATGGCGGAGTCCTTCACGCAGTGGGTGCTCGAGGACCACTTTACCGCCGGGCGCCCCGCGCTGGAGACCGTGGGCGTGCAGGTCGTGGACGACGTCGAGCCCTACGAGCTGATGAAACTCCGGCTGCTGAACGCCTCACATCAGGCGATGGCGTACCTGGGGCTGCTCGCGGGCTACGCCTACGCACACGAGACGTGCCAGGACCCGGTGTTCGTGGACTTCCTGCTGGACTACATGGAGCACGAGGCCACGCCCACCCTGCGGCCGGTGCCCGGGATCGACCTGGGCGCGTACCGCCACCAGCTGATCGAGCGCTTCGCCAGCACCGCCATCCAGGACACCCTGGCCCGCCTGATCGTGGACGGCTCGGAACGCATTCCCAAATTCCTGCTGCCCGTGGTGCGTGAGCAGCTCGCGCGGGGCGGCCCGGTCGAGCACGCCGCGCTGGTGGTTGCGTCGTGGAGCGCGTACATCGCTCTCCCCGGCCGGCCCGAGCTGGTCGATCCGCGCGCGGCCGAGCTGACGGACCTCGCGCAGCGCGACCAGCACGAGCCCGGCGCGTTCCTGGACTATCCGGAGATCTTCGGTGAGCTGGCCCGCGACGAGCGCTTCCGCGCGGCCTACCTCGCCGCGCGAGCCACCCTGCAGGCCAACGGGCCGCACGGCGCGATGCAGGCCCTGCGCGGCGTGCCCACCTCCTGA
- a CDS encoding SDR family NAD(P)-dependent oxidoreductase, with protein sequence MTTAPDPRPILDLFRIGGRHAVVTGAAQGIGFEIAKGLAQAGARVTIADLNPDVGEAAAASIGGTFEVLDVTDVAAVAALAARLPDVEILVNNAGIVRNTPAEDTPDDDWRAVMTVNVDGVFWCCREFGRAMLARGRGSIVSTASMSGMISNHPQPQAAYNASKAAVIHLTRSLAGEWASRGVRVNCVSPGYTATPMTKRGLDTPEWRATWLGETPMGRLAEPFEIAPAVLYLASDAASFVTGHSLVVDGGYVCW encoded by the coding sequence ATGACCACCGCACCCGATCCCCGTCCCATCCTAGACCTGTTCCGCATAGGCGGCCGTCACGCGGTCGTGACCGGCGCCGCGCAGGGCATCGGTTTCGAGATCGCCAAGGGCCTGGCGCAGGCCGGCGCCCGCGTCACCATCGCTGACCTGAACCCGGATGTCGGGGAGGCGGCCGCGGCGTCCATCGGCGGCACCTTCGAGGTGCTCGATGTTACGGACGTCGCCGCCGTCGCGGCGCTGGCCGCCCGGCTCCCGGACGTGGAGATCCTGGTGAATAACGCCGGCATCGTCCGCAACACGCCCGCCGAGGACACGCCGGACGACGACTGGCGGGCCGTGATGACCGTGAACGTGGACGGCGTGTTCTGGTGCTGCCGCGAGTTCGGCCGCGCCATGCTCGCGCGGGGCCGGGGCAGCATCGTGTCCACGGCGTCCATGTCCGGCATGATCAGCAACCACCCGCAGCCCCAGGCGGCATACAACGCGAGCAAGGCCGCCGTGATCCACCTGACGCGCTCGCTGGCCGGCGAGTGGGCGTCCCGTGGCGTGCGCGTGAACTGCGTGTCGCCCGGCTACACCGCCACCCCGATGACCAAGCGCGGCCTGGACACCCCGGAGTGGCGCGCCACGTGGCTGGGCGAGACCCCCATGGGCCGCCTCGCGGAACCCTTCGAGATCGCGCCCGCGGTGCTGTACCTTGCCAGCGACGCCGCCAGCTTTGTGACCGGACACTCGCTGGTCGTGGACGGCGGCTACGTGTGCTGGTGA
- a CDS encoding NAD(P)-dependent alcohol dehydrogenase translates to MTHQTSRTSVLTGHRTLGWETRDVGQPGPHEVRVRVRRIGVCGSDVHYYTHGRIGKFVVEGPLVLGHEVSGVVDAVGEHVQRVKPGDRVALEPGVPCRRCTYCKTGAYNLCPDMTFMATPPVDGALSEYVLWPDDFVFPVPDTVSDDAAALLEPLAVGVWAARKGDVRPGHSVAVLGAGPIGCTTVMAAKAAGATTIIAVDLEDFRLDLARQVGATHTFNARSGDALAFIRELCARRDGLPLSHGGVDVAFETAGSLPTTRLTMAAPKPGGVAVLVGLPPDPEVSLDIVGAASREVTLRGVFRYANCYPAAVELVAGGSVTLDALVTHRYAFDHTPEAFEFADREKKTSMKVMIDVS, encoded by the coding sequence ATGACCCACCAGACCTCCAGAACCTCCGTCCTGACCGGCCACCGCACGCTGGGCTGGGAAACGCGCGACGTCGGCCAGCCCGGCCCGCACGAGGTGCGCGTGAGGGTGCGGCGCATCGGCGTGTGCGGCAGCGACGTGCACTACTACACCCACGGCCGTATCGGCAAATTCGTGGTCGAGGGCCCGCTGGTGCTGGGCCACGAGGTGAGCGGCGTGGTGGACGCGGTGGGCGAGCACGTCCAGCGCGTGAAGCCCGGCGACCGCGTGGCGCTGGAGCCCGGCGTGCCGTGCCGGCGCTGCACGTACTGCAAGACCGGCGCGTACAACCTGTGCCCGGACATGACCTTCATGGCGACGCCCCCGGTGGACGGCGCCCTGAGCGAGTACGTGCTGTGGCCCGACGATTTCGTGTTCCCGGTACCGGACACCGTGTCGGATGACGCTGCCGCGCTGCTCGAACCCCTCGCGGTGGGCGTCTGGGCAGCGCGCAAGGGCGACGTGCGTCCCGGCCACTCGGTCGCGGTGCTGGGCGCGGGGCCGATCGGCTGCACGACGGTGATGGCCGCGAAGGCTGCCGGAGCGACCACCATCATCGCCGTTGATCTGGAGGACTTCCGCCTGGATCTGGCGCGGCAGGTGGGCGCGACCCACACCTTCAATGCCCGCAGCGGCGACGCCCTGGCGTTCATCCGCGAACTGTGCGCCCGGCGCGACGGCCTGCCCCTGTCGCACGGCGGGGTGGACGTCGCCTTTGAGACCGCCGGCAGCCTGCCCACCACACGCCTGACCATGGCCGCACCTAAACCTGGCGGCGTGGCCGTGCTGGTGGGCCTGCCGCCGGACCCGGAGGTCAGCCTGGACATCGTGGGCGCGGCGAGCCGCGAGGTCACGTTGCGCGGCGTGTTCCGCTACGCGAACTGCTACCCAGCCGCCGTGGAACTCGTCGCGGGCGGCTCGGTGACCCTCGACGCGCTGGTCACGCACCGCTACGCCTTCGACCACACGCCCGAGGCCTTCGAGTTCGCGGACCGCGAGAAGAAGACCAGCATGAAGGTCATGATTGATGTCAGCTGA
- a CDS encoding carbohydrate kinase family protein — MDVISAGIVIADCVARPVTRAPQPGQLELVEEIGLHAGGSAVNTGAALARLGLDVALVGRVGRDGFGEYLDGAARSLSLDTRFLARSDAATSATLVHVDARGERSFLHAVGANAALSAADVPVNALAAEGARALHVAGYFVLPGLEPDVPALFRQASGLGLLTSLDTVWDATGHWERVRAALPFTDVFCPGLGEGQRITGRDAPADVLNALLELGVRRVAAVKMGEDGALLGQPDGTRLHVAAASVVAVDGTGAGDAFIGGLLAGLLAGDDLARAGQLGCAAGALCVGVVGATAGLRDHAATRALADTLTVTPTQGVPT; from the coding sequence GTGGACGTGATCAGCGCCGGCATCGTGATCGCGGACTGCGTGGCGCGGCCGGTCACGCGCGCTCCGCAGCCCGGGCAGCTCGAACTCGTGGAGGAGATCGGGCTGCACGCGGGCGGCTCGGCCGTGAACACCGGCGCGGCCCTCGCCCGCCTGGGCCTGGACGTTGCGCTGGTCGGGCGCGTGGGCCGCGACGGCTTCGGAGAGTACCTGGACGGCGCGGCGCGCAGCCTGAGCCTCGACACGCGCTTCCTGGCCCGCTCGGACGCCGCGACCTCGGCCACGCTGGTGCACGTGGACGCCCGGGGTGAGCGCTCCTTCCTGCACGCGGTCGGCGCGAACGCCGCCCTGAGCGCGGCCGACGTTCCCGTGAACGCCCTGGCCGCCGAGGGCGCGCGCGCCCTGCACGTCGCCGGGTACTTCGTCCTGCCGGGCCTGGAACCGGACGTGCCGGCCCTGTTCCGGCAGGCGAGCGGCCTGGGTCTGCTGACCTCCCTCGACACCGTGTGGGACGCCACGGGCCACTGGGAGCGCGTACGGGCCGCCCTTCCTTTCACCGACGTCTTCTGTCCCGGCCTCGGCGAGGGCCAGCGGATCACCGGCCGTGACGCCCCGGCGGACGTGCTGAACGCCCTGCTGGAGCTGGGCGTGCGGCGCGTGGCCGCCGTGAAGATGGGCGAGGACGGCGCGCTCCTGGGTCAGCCCGACGGCACCCGCCTGCACGTTGCGGCGGCGAGCGTGGTCGCGGTGGACGGCACCGGGGCCGGGGACGCCTTCATCGGCGGGCTGCTCGCCGGCCTGCTCGCCGGAGACGACCTCGCGCGCGCCGGGCAGCTCGGCTGCGCCGCCGGGGCCCTGTGCGTGGGAGTGGTGGGCGCGACCGCCGGCCTGCGCGACCACGCCGCCACCCGCGCCCTGGCCGACACGCTGACCGTCACCCCCACCCAAGGAGTCCCCACATGA
- a CDS encoding class I fructose-bisphosphate aldolase, translated as MTVERVLPTDRAALIIPMDHGLTMGNLTGLHDPAALLERLIHAGVDGTLLSPGLAARLGGRCRAGHMSVTLTLDYQLWGDRPGTLEHISDVFAVCSVARARALGADAVKLLMPYGLGRRVTREVLTLAAQVADDARTHALPLMLEPLWMGEPLAPEEHDDVIVHGARVAVELGADILKIPAIGEAALTQVLAWGVPTVFLGGVKQDDPAALYGRIRRGIELGARGVVVGRNVWQSADMDVSIAALRDALAHVTPS; from the coding sequence ATGACCGTCGAACGTGTCCTGCCCACCGACCGCGCCGCGCTGATCATCCCCATGGATCATGGCCTCACCATGGGCAACCTCACCGGCCTGCACGACCCGGCCGCCCTGCTGGAGCGCCTGATCCACGCGGGCGTGGACGGCACGCTGCTGTCGCCGGGCCTCGCCGCCCGGCTCGGCGGTCGCTGTCGCGCCGGGCACATGAGCGTCACCCTGACCCTCGACTACCAGCTGTGGGGCGACCGGCCCGGCACGCTGGAGCACATCAGCGACGTCTTCGCAGTGTGCAGCGTCGCGCGGGCGCGGGCGCTCGGCGCCGACGCCGTGAAACTGCTGATGCCCTACGGGCTGGGCCGCCGGGTCACGCGCGAGGTGCTCACGCTGGCCGCGCAGGTGGCCGACGACGCCCGCACCCACGCCCTGCCGCTGATGCTCGAACCCCTGTGGATGGGCGAGCCCCTCGCGCCGGAGGAGCACGATGACGTGATCGTGCACGGCGCACGCGTCGCGGTGGAACTCGGCGCGGACATCCTCAAGATTCCGGCAATCGGCGAGGCGGCGCTCACGCAGGTGCTCGCGTGGGGCGTGCCCACCGTGTTCCTGGGCGGCGTGAAACAGGATGACCCGGCCGCCCTGTACGGCCGGATCCGCCGCGGCATCGAACTCGGCGCACGCGGCGTGGTCGTCGGCCGCAACGTGTGGCAGAGTGCGGACATGGACGTGAGCATCGCGGCGTTGCGGGACGCGTTGGCGCACGTCACGCCTTCATAG